One region of Cinclus cinclus chromosome 1, bCinCin1.1, whole genome shotgun sequence genomic DNA includes:
- the HACL1 gene encoding 2-hydroxyacyl-CoA lyase 1 isoform X3, whose translation MEGEAVSGAQIIAQALRAQNIEYMFGIVGIPVTEIAIAAQAVGIKYVGMRNEQAACYAASAVGYLTGRPGVCLAVSGPGFLHTLGGMANATINCWPLIVIGGSSDRNQETMGAFQEFPQAVRTSMYGRPGSCYIDIPGDFVNLQVNKSSVKYMECCLPPPVSMAEHSAVSKAASIIALSKQPLLIIGKGAAYSHAENNIRKLVDLCGLPFLPTPMAKGVVPDNHPNCVAAARSTALQLADVIILLGARLNWILHFGLPPRYRQDVKVIQIDICAEELGNNVRPAAALLGDINTVTEQGLALQKSLPMNYYTVFHHIRELIPKDCILVSEGANTMDIGRTMLPNFCPRQRLDAGTFGTMGVGLGFAIAAAMVARDHTPGRRVVCIEGDSAFGFSGMEVETICRYNLPILIIVVNNNGIYTGLDANSWEEMLKFGDPATCVPPVSLLPNAHYEKIMSAFGGKGYFVKTPEELQNALKASVTDKQTPSLINVMIDPQSERKKQEFPWLTRSNL comes from the exons ATGGAGGGCGAGGCGGTCAGCGGGGCGCAGATCATCGCCCAGGCCCTCAGGGCGCAA aaTATTGAATACATGTTTGGCATTGTTGGTATTCCAGTCACTGAAATCGCaattgcagcccaggctgttGGAATAAAATATGTGGGAATGAGAAATGAACAAGCT GCCTGTTATGCTGCATCTGCTGTTGGATATTTGACTGGCAG ACCAGGAGTGTGTCTTGCAGTGTCCGGTCCAGGTTTCTTGCACACCCTTGGTGGGATGGCAAATGCAACCATTAACTGCTG GCCTTTGATTGTTATTGGAGGTTCTTCTGACAGAAATCAGGAGACCATGGGAGCTTTTCAAGAATTCCCACAG GCTGTAAGAACCAGTATGTATGGTCGTCCAGGTTCCTGCTATATTGACATACCTGGGGATTTTGTGAATCTTCAGGTGAATAAGAGCTCTGTCAA GTACATGGAATGCTGCCTGCCACCTCCTGTCAGCATGGCTGAACACTCTGCTGTATCCAAAGCAGCCTCTATCATTGCTCTTTCCAAGCAGCCTCTGCTCATCATTGGCAAAG gTGCTGCTTATTCACATGCTGAAAACAACATCAGAAAGTTGGTGGACCTTTGTGGACTGCCTTTTTTGCCTACACCAATGGCAAAAGGAGTAGTTCCTGATAACCATCCAAACTGTGTAGCTGCAGCAAGATCAAC GGCATTACAGCTTGCTGATGTAATAATCTTGCTTGGTGCAAGGTTGAATTGGATTTTGCATTTTGGTCTTCCACCAAGGTATCGACAGGATGTAAAAGTTATTCAG ATTGACATTTGTGCAGAAGAGCTGGGGAATAATGTAAGGCCAGCTGCAGCTTTATTAGGTGACATAAACACTGTGACTGAGCAG ggaTTAGCATTACAGAAGTCTCTGCCTATGAATTATTATACAGTCTTTCATCACATCAGAGAACTGATACCCAAGGACTGCATTTTAGTAAGTGAGGGAGCAAATACCATGGACATTGGACGAACTATGCTTCCAAATTTCTGTCCCCGTCAAAG GCTTGATGCAGGCACTTTTGGAACCATGGGAGTGGGGCTGGGTTTTGCCATAGCAGCTGCAATGGTAGCCAGAGACCACACACCTGGAAGGCGAGTTGTCTGCATAGAAGGGGATAGTGCTTTTGGATTTTCTGGGATGGAGGTGGAGACTATCTGCAG ATACAATTTGCCAATCCTGATTATCGTAGTAAACAACAATGGGATTTACACTGGTTTGGATGCAAATTCCTGGGAGGAGATGTTAAAGTTTGGTGACCCTGCTACATG TGTACCTCCTGTTTCTCTCCTGCCAAATGCCCACTATGAGAAAATTATGTCTGCCTTTGGAGGTAAAGGATATTTTGTTAAAACACCGGAAGAGTTGCAGAATGCTCTGAAAGCAAGTGTGACTGACAAGCAAACACCTTCTCTTATAAATGTAATGATTGATCCACAGTCTGAGAGAAAGAAACAG GAATTTCCCTGGCTGACTCGTTCTAACCTGTAG
- the HACL1 gene encoding 2-hydroxyacyl-CoA lyase 1 isoform X4: protein MEGEAVSGAQIIAQALRAQNIEYMFGIVGIPVTEIAIAAQAVGIKYVGMRNEQAACYAASAVGYLTGRPGVCLAVSGPGFLHTLGGMANATINCWYMECCLPPPVSMAEHSAVSKAASIIALSKQPLLIIGKGAAYSHAENNIRKLVDLCGLPFLPTPMAKGVVPDNHPNCVAAARSTALQLADVIILLGARLNWILHFGLPPRYRQDVKVIQIDICAEELGNNVRPAAALLGDINTVTEQLLEEFTKRSWKYPSNSEWWQKLRVKIKNNEERSKGLALQKSLPMNYYTVFHHIRELIPKDCILVSEGANTMDIGRTMLPNFCPRQRLDAGTFGTMGVGLGFAIAAAMVARDHTPGRRVVCIEGDSAFGFSGMEVETICRYNLPILIIVVNNNGIYTGLDANSWEEMLKFGDPATCVPPVSLLPNAHYEKIMSAFGGKGYFVKTPEELQNALKASVTDKQTPSLINVMIDPQSERKKQEFPWLTRSNL, encoded by the exons ATGGAGGGCGAGGCGGTCAGCGGGGCGCAGATCATCGCCCAGGCCCTCAGGGCGCAA aaTATTGAATACATGTTTGGCATTGTTGGTATTCCAGTCACTGAAATCGCaattgcagcccaggctgttGGAATAAAATATGTGGGAATGAGAAATGAACAAGCT GCCTGTTATGCTGCATCTGCTGTTGGATATTTGACTGGCAG ACCAGGAGTGTGTCTTGCAGTGTCCGGTCCAGGTTTCTTGCACACCCTTGGTGGGATGGCAAATGCAACCATTAACTGCTG GTACATGGAATGCTGCCTGCCACCTCCTGTCAGCATGGCTGAACACTCTGCTGTATCCAAAGCAGCCTCTATCATTGCTCTTTCCAAGCAGCCTCTGCTCATCATTGGCAAAG gTGCTGCTTATTCACATGCTGAAAACAACATCAGAAAGTTGGTGGACCTTTGTGGACTGCCTTTTTTGCCTACACCAATGGCAAAAGGAGTAGTTCCTGATAACCATCCAAACTGTGTAGCTGCAGCAAGATCAAC GGCATTACAGCTTGCTGATGTAATAATCTTGCTTGGTGCAAGGTTGAATTGGATTTTGCATTTTGGTCTTCCACCAAGGTATCGACAGGATGTAAAAGTTATTCAG ATTGACATTTGTGCAGAAGAGCTGGGGAATAATGTAAGGCCAGCTGCAGCTTTATTAGGTGACATAAACACTGTGACTGAGCAG CTCTTAGAAGAATTCACCAAAAGATCATGGAAATACCCTTCTAATTCAGAGTGGTGGCAGAAACTAAGGgtgaaaataaagaacaatGAGGAAAGATCAAAG ggaTTAGCATTACAGAAGTCTCTGCCTATGAATTATTATACAGTCTTTCATCACATCAGAGAACTGATACCCAAGGACTGCATTTTAGTAAGTGAGGGAGCAAATACCATGGACATTGGACGAACTATGCTTCCAAATTTCTGTCCCCGTCAAAG GCTTGATGCAGGCACTTTTGGAACCATGGGAGTGGGGCTGGGTTTTGCCATAGCAGCTGCAATGGTAGCCAGAGACCACACACCTGGAAGGCGAGTTGTCTGCATAGAAGGGGATAGTGCTTTTGGATTTTCTGGGATGGAGGTGGAGACTATCTGCAG ATACAATTTGCCAATCCTGATTATCGTAGTAAACAACAATGGGATTTACACTGGTTTGGATGCAAATTCCTGGGAGGAGATGTTAAAGTTTGGTGACCCTGCTACATG TGTACCTCCTGTTTCTCTCCTGCCAAATGCCCACTATGAGAAAATTATGTCTGCCTTTGGAGGTAAAGGATATTTTGTTAAAACACCGGAAGAGTTGCAGAATGCTCTGAAAGCAAGTGTGACTGACAAGCAAACACCTTCTCTTATAAATGTAATGATTGATCCACAGTCTGAGAGAAAGAAACAG GAATTTCCCTGGCTGACTCGTTCTAACCTGTAG
- the HACL1 gene encoding 2-hydroxyacyl-CoA lyase 1 isoform X1 produces the protein MEGEAVSGAQIIAQALRAQNIEYMFGIVGIPVTEIAIAAQAVGIKYVGMRNEQAACYAASAVGYLTGRPGVCLAVSGPGFLHTLGGMANATINCWPLIVIGGSSDRNQETMGAFQEFPQVEAGRLYNKLSVRPSSLEVIPAVIEKAVRTSMYGRPGSCYIDIPGDFVNLQVNKSSVKYMECCLPPPVSMAEHSAVSKAASIIALSKQPLLIIGKGAAYSHAENNIRKLVDLCGLPFLPTPMAKGVVPDNHPNCVAAARSTALQLADVIILLGARLNWILHFGLPPRYRQDVKVIQIDICAEELGNNVRPAAALLGDINTVTEQLLEEFTKRSWKYPSNSEWWQKLRVKIKNNEERSKGLALQKSLPMNYYTVFHHIRELIPKDCILVSEGANTMDIGRTMLPNFCPRQRLDAGTFGTMGVGLGFAIAAAMVARDHTPGRRVVCIEGDSAFGFSGMEVETICRYNLPILIIVVNNNGIYTGLDANSWEEMLKFGDPATCVPPVSLLPNAHYEKIMSAFGGKGYFVKTPEELQNALKASVTDKQTPSLINVMIDPQSERKKQEFPWLTRSNL, from the exons ATGGAGGGCGAGGCGGTCAGCGGGGCGCAGATCATCGCCCAGGCCCTCAGGGCGCAA aaTATTGAATACATGTTTGGCATTGTTGGTATTCCAGTCACTGAAATCGCaattgcagcccaggctgttGGAATAAAATATGTGGGAATGAGAAATGAACAAGCT GCCTGTTATGCTGCATCTGCTGTTGGATATTTGACTGGCAG ACCAGGAGTGTGTCTTGCAGTGTCCGGTCCAGGTTTCTTGCACACCCTTGGTGGGATGGCAAATGCAACCATTAACTGCTG GCCTTTGATTGTTATTGGAGGTTCTTCTGACAGAAATCAGGAGACCATGGGAGCTTTTCAAGAATTCCCACAG GTTGAAGCTGGCAGGCTGTACAACAAACTTTCTGTTCGCCCAAGCAGCCTGGAAGTTATTCCTGCAGTTATTGAAAAG GCTGTAAGAACCAGTATGTATGGTCGTCCAGGTTCCTGCTATATTGACATACCTGGGGATTTTGTGAATCTTCAGGTGAATAAGAGCTCTGTCAA GTACATGGAATGCTGCCTGCCACCTCCTGTCAGCATGGCTGAACACTCTGCTGTATCCAAAGCAGCCTCTATCATTGCTCTTTCCAAGCAGCCTCTGCTCATCATTGGCAAAG gTGCTGCTTATTCACATGCTGAAAACAACATCAGAAAGTTGGTGGACCTTTGTGGACTGCCTTTTTTGCCTACACCAATGGCAAAAGGAGTAGTTCCTGATAACCATCCAAACTGTGTAGCTGCAGCAAGATCAAC GGCATTACAGCTTGCTGATGTAATAATCTTGCTTGGTGCAAGGTTGAATTGGATTTTGCATTTTGGTCTTCCACCAAGGTATCGACAGGATGTAAAAGTTATTCAG ATTGACATTTGTGCAGAAGAGCTGGGGAATAATGTAAGGCCAGCTGCAGCTTTATTAGGTGACATAAACACTGTGACTGAGCAG CTCTTAGAAGAATTCACCAAAAGATCATGGAAATACCCTTCTAATTCAGAGTGGTGGCAGAAACTAAGGgtgaaaataaagaacaatGAGGAAAGATCAAAG ggaTTAGCATTACAGAAGTCTCTGCCTATGAATTATTATACAGTCTTTCATCACATCAGAGAACTGATACCCAAGGACTGCATTTTAGTAAGTGAGGGAGCAAATACCATGGACATTGGACGAACTATGCTTCCAAATTTCTGTCCCCGTCAAAG GCTTGATGCAGGCACTTTTGGAACCATGGGAGTGGGGCTGGGTTTTGCCATAGCAGCTGCAATGGTAGCCAGAGACCACACACCTGGAAGGCGAGTTGTCTGCATAGAAGGGGATAGTGCTTTTGGATTTTCTGGGATGGAGGTGGAGACTATCTGCAG ATACAATTTGCCAATCCTGATTATCGTAGTAAACAACAATGGGATTTACACTGGTTTGGATGCAAATTCCTGGGAGGAGATGTTAAAGTTTGGTGACCCTGCTACATG TGTACCTCCTGTTTCTCTCCTGCCAAATGCCCACTATGAGAAAATTATGTCTGCCTTTGGAGGTAAAGGATATTTTGTTAAAACACCGGAAGAGTTGCAGAATGCTCTGAAAGCAAGTGTGACTGACAAGCAAACACCTTCTCTTATAAATGTAATGATTGATCCACAGTCTGAGAGAAAGAAACAG GAATTTCCCTGGCTGACTCGTTCTAACCTGTAG
- the BTD gene encoding biotinidase has protein sequence MAFTMVALSWKLPICFLLYQVVSGRVRREEHYVAAVYEHESILSPTPAALVERRSALELMGKNLDIYEQQVLAAARQGAQIIVFPEDGIHGFNFTRSSIYPYLDFVPHSHSGKWNPCREPYLFNDTEVVQRLSCMALKNKIFLVANLGTKQPCERSDPGCPSDGRYQFNTNVAFAADGTLLATYRKHNLYFEYAFDTPPEPDYAFFDTPFAGKFGMFTCFDILFFEPAVNLIRQYNLKQIVYPTAWMNQLPLLSAVEFQQAFATAFNVNILAANIHHPTLGMTGSGIYTPVKSFIYHNMESYGGKLIVAEIPVITADYKTNSESNERFRESLHDSCKTFTSTSLDDDVCFKEQEEIAGRVSEGGKEQSPPSFYAEMMYDNFTFVPVWGEKGEVQVCANTLCCYLNYQRAVLTDELYALGVFDGLHTVHGTYYVQACALVKCGGLSFSTCGQEVTDATALIDFQLWGNMSTPYIFPLLLTSGITLDFADHMGWKNNHYFLSKNRTSFGLLTAAVYGRWYEKD, from the exons ATGGCATTCACCATGGTGGCTCTGAGCTGGAAGCTGCCCATCTGCTTTCTCTTGTATCAAGTGGTCTCAGGAAGAGTGAGGAGGGAGGAGCACTACGTGGCGGCGGTGTACGAGCACGAGTCCATCCTGAGCCCGACCCCGGCGGCGCTGGTGGAGCGACGCTCCGCACTGGAGCTCATGGGCAAGAACCTTGACATCTATGAGCAgcaagtgctggctgctgccaggcag GGGGCACAGATCATTGTTTTTCCTGAAGATGGAATCCATGGCTTCAACTTCACCAGAAGCTCCATTTACCCTTACTTAGATTTTGTTCCACATTCACACTCTGGGAAGTGGAATCCCTGCAGAGAGCCCTATTTGTTCAATGACACAGAG GTCGTCCAGCGCCTGAGCTGCATGGCTCTGAAGAACAAGATATTCCTCGTGGCCAACTTAGGGACCAAGCAGCCGTGTGAGCGCTCGGATCCTGGGTGCCCGTCGGACGGGAGGTACCAGTTCAACACCAACGTGGCGTTTGCCGCAGACGGAACGCTGCTGGCCACGTACCGCAAACACAATCTGTACTTCGAGTACGCTTTTGACACCCCTCCAGAGCCAGACTATGCATTCTTTGACACCCCTTTTGCTGGCAAGTTTGGCATGTTCACTTGCTTTGACATACTCTTTTTTGAGCCTGCTGTGAACCTTATCAGACAATACAACTTGAAGCAAATTGTCTATCCAACTGCCTGGATGAACCAGCTCCCGCTTTTGTCTGCTGTAGAGTTTCAGCAAGCTTTTGCAACAGCTTTCAATGTCAATATTTTAGCAGCCAACATCCACCACCCTACGTTGGGCATGACAGGGAGTGGCATATATACTCCAGTCAAATCATTCATCTACCACAACATGGAAAGTTATGGTGGCAAGCTCATAGTAGCAGAAATTCCTGTGATTACTGCAGATTATAAAACCAATTCAGAGAGCAATGAAAGATTTAGAGAGAGCTTACATGACTCATGCAAGACTTTTACGAGCACCTCACTGGATGATGACGTTTGCTTTAAGGAGCAAGAAGAGATTGCTGGCAGAGTAtctgaaggaggaaaggaaCAGTCACCTCCTTCCTTTTATGCAGAAATGATGTATGACAACTTCACTTTTGTTCCTgtatggggggaaaaaggagaggtCCAGGTTTGTGCCAATACCCTTTGTTGTTATTTAAACTACCAGAGAGCTGTTTTAACTGATGAATTATATGCTCTGGGAGTTTTTGATGGGCTCCATACAGTGCATGGCACATACTATGTCCAGGCCTGTGCCTTGGTGAAGTGTGGTGGTCTCAGTTTTAGCACTTGTGGACAGGAGGTCACAGATGCCACTGCTCTGATAGATTTCCAGCTATGGGGAAATATGAGCACCCCTTACATCTTTCCTTTGCTGCTGACATCTGGTATTACCTTGGACTTTGCTGATCACATGGGCTGGAAAAACAACCACTATTTCCTCAGCAAAAATAGAACATCTTTTGGCCTCCTGACAGCTGCTGTCTATGGACGATGGTATGAAAAGGACTAG
- the HACL1 gene encoding 2-hydroxyacyl-CoA lyase 1 isoform X2 translates to MEGEAVSGAQIIAQALRAQNIEYMFGIVGIPVTEIAIAAQAVGIKYVGMRNEQAACYAASAVGYLTGRPLIVIGGSSDRNQETMGAFQEFPQVEAGRLYNKLSVRPSSLEVIPAVIEKAVRTSMYGRPGSCYIDIPGDFVNLQVNKSSVKYMECCLPPPVSMAEHSAVSKAASIIALSKQPLLIIGKGAAYSHAENNIRKLVDLCGLPFLPTPMAKGVVPDNHPNCVAAARSTALQLADVIILLGARLNWILHFGLPPRYRQDVKVIQIDICAEELGNNVRPAAALLGDINTVTEQLLEEFTKRSWKYPSNSEWWQKLRVKIKNNEERSKGLALQKSLPMNYYTVFHHIRELIPKDCILVSEGANTMDIGRTMLPNFCPRQRLDAGTFGTMGVGLGFAIAAAMVARDHTPGRRVVCIEGDSAFGFSGMEVETICRYNLPILIIVVNNNGIYTGLDANSWEEMLKFGDPATCVPPVSLLPNAHYEKIMSAFGGKGYFVKTPEELQNALKASVTDKQTPSLINVMIDPQSERKKQEFPWLTRSNL, encoded by the exons ATGGAGGGCGAGGCGGTCAGCGGGGCGCAGATCATCGCCCAGGCCCTCAGGGCGCAA aaTATTGAATACATGTTTGGCATTGTTGGTATTCCAGTCACTGAAATCGCaattgcagcccaggctgttGGAATAAAATATGTGGGAATGAGAAATGAACAAGCT GCCTGTTATGCTGCATCTGCTGTTGGATATTTGACTGGCAG GCCTTTGATTGTTATTGGAGGTTCTTCTGACAGAAATCAGGAGACCATGGGAGCTTTTCAAGAATTCCCACAG GTTGAAGCTGGCAGGCTGTACAACAAACTTTCTGTTCGCCCAAGCAGCCTGGAAGTTATTCCTGCAGTTATTGAAAAG GCTGTAAGAACCAGTATGTATGGTCGTCCAGGTTCCTGCTATATTGACATACCTGGGGATTTTGTGAATCTTCAGGTGAATAAGAGCTCTGTCAA GTACATGGAATGCTGCCTGCCACCTCCTGTCAGCATGGCTGAACACTCTGCTGTATCCAAAGCAGCCTCTATCATTGCTCTTTCCAAGCAGCCTCTGCTCATCATTGGCAAAG gTGCTGCTTATTCACATGCTGAAAACAACATCAGAAAGTTGGTGGACCTTTGTGGACTGCCTTTTTTGCCTACACCAATGGCAAAAGGAGTAGTTCCTGATAACCATCCAAACTGTGTAGCTGCAGCAAGATCAAC GGCATTACAGCTTGCTGATGTAATAATCTTGCTTGGTGCAAGGTTGAATTGGATTTTGCATTTTGGTCTTCCACCAAGGTATCGACAGGATGTAAAAGTTATTCAG ATTGACATTTGTGCAGAAGAGCTGGGGAATAATGTAAGGCCAGCTGCAGCTTTATTAGGTGACATAAACACTGTGACTGAGCAG CTCTTAGAAGAATTCACCAAAAGATCATGGAAATACCCTTCTAATTCAGAGTGGTGGCAGAAACTAAGGgtgaaaataaagaacaatGAGGAAAGATCAAAG ggaTTAGCATTACAGAAGTCTCTGCCTATGAATTATTATACAGTCTTTCATCACATCAGAGAACTGATACCCAAGGACTGCATTTTAGTAAGTGAGGGAGCAAATACCATGGACATTGGACGAACTATGCTTCCAAATTTCTGTCCCCGTCAAAG GCTTGATGCAGGCACTTTTGGAACCATGGGAGTGGGGCTGGGTTTTGCCATAGCAGCTGCAATGGTAGCCAGAGACCACACACCTGGAAGGCGAGTTGTCTGCATAGAAGGGGATAGTGCTTTTGGATTTTCTGGGATGGAGGTGGAGACTATCTGCAG ATACAATTTGCCAATCCTGATTATCGTAGTAAACAACAATGGGATTTACACTGGTTTGGATGCAAATTCCTGGGAGGAGATGTTAAAGTTTGGTGACCCTGCTACATG TGTACCTCCTGTTTCTCTCCTGCCAAATGCCCACTATGAGAAAATTATGTCTGCCTTTGGAGGTAAAGGATATTTTGTTAAAACACCGGAAGAGTTGCAGAATGCTCTGAAAGCAAGTGTGACTGACAAGCAAACACCTTCTCTTATAAATGTAATGATTGATCCACAGTCTGAGAGAAAGAAACAG GAATTTCCCTGGCTGACTCGTTCTAACCTGTAG